DNA sequence from the Anguilla anguilla isolate fAngAng1 chromosome 4, fAngAng1.pri, whole genome shotgun sequence genome:
aatttaaaaGTATGTGTCCAATTAAAGATCCGTCAAAACAGCAAAAAGGTTTTTGTTGTGCGTTATTGAAGAGTTGCCAAATGAGATCTATTGTAGCGGTGTAACTAGCTGTTCTAGATTCTATTTTACTGGTATCTTTTCAGGGGTATTATTATGGGTAAATGATAACAAAAATGAGTGATTACATgggaaaatacacaaaaaatacagGAACCATTAATAAAGATGAATAAAAAAGCTTGTGTAAAATATCACAGATAATGAGCTATGCTGAAGActcaaaaatgtgattattttagCTAATGAAATTACTCACTGTGTTAAAAAGGCAATGATTTTATTATCCAGAAATCAAGGCATCAAAAATATGGGCATTCCTTTTTTCAATGCTTCGTGCACACTCCTTGCATAAGGGTAGTACTACTGAGTGATGCGCTATTTTTTTAGGGgattaataaacatttcaggGGAGATCCCATTCCTCATTCCTGACCTCTTTCATacggaagagagaaagaagaaggacACTATAGAAAACAACTCCGTAGGTAAGGTATAGAAAACAGGGACTCTTtcggaaataaaataatactttgtTAATAATAAAACTCTTTCTCTGAgcaaatgtatgtataaatgaaattatatcatAAATAATAGGTCCTTTTTGTCCTATGTTGGTGGACActctgattggtaccttgcatggcagcctttcaccgtttcacgtgtgtgtgtgaatgggtgaatgagaggcatcaattgtaaagcgctttggataaaagcgctatacaaatgcagtccatttaccattaccacgTACACTCTGGCATTCTGTaaccatcagtaatttgaaatagggaatacaagccaaaaaaaaaaaagtttttctttgcACAGATATTATCATTATACATAGGAAAATACTGAATAAAGCAATGTATGTTCATGCTGACtataaaatttccaacagtTAGATACATTAGACTGCTCAGTTGTGTTggtatgaactaatacatatactgtatgaattTGTAATGATTATTGCTTGTTTAACActaatgctaattatttctgcatttttgttttaagttgATATTACGtgtattacatattacatttattccaAAAAGAGATActtttgcaaaatattgcattaatagtCAAACTCTGTTTACAAATGTTTGTAATCATCAGACTCTTTTTGTCTACTGATAACCAAGTCAACAAGCTGGGACACTGTCTAGGCTCAACTTCCATGACACAGCTTCTACAACCTCCCACTGACAAAATTGAAACTTTCTGAGCAAACACACCCTTCTTCAGATGGGATAGAGCCCTCCAGTGGTCAAACATGGCAGtccaaccagttattaagtttaaggtggcaaatacattttcacttggGTGACATGggtgttaaaaatataaataaatacagaaattaaatttataaaaacGAAAAGAGATAATGAACAATCAATGCAAAGTAAGCATTTTCCCTGCTTGTGagatttatatcaaagtcaaattggaaAGCATAGATCCACAAAACCCATTGATTGGCTCCCCTCCCACTTTGGCGCACACTGAGTTACAAAATTACCAAACGGCTCAGGCACATCAAAACCCACAATGAAGATACCATTTTGCCAGTGCGACAGATCGCCACACCCCATGCGCTGGCTGGAGCCATAAGGTTGTATGCTGCTTCTTATTATACTCTTATATGGAAATATTCAtatgttttatgtaaaagcAATGTCTTTGTCTAAAGTTATTGAAGGAAGAAGTGCTTTGTCAACATCAACATTTGTCCCTCTGATGACAAGTAAACTAGCTAATTTATGGAAAAGTTAACAAGCCTCTTATTAACTTTTCACCACCATAGCAGTTGCCCAGTGACGTAGAGAGTACGATTACTAAGTGCATTCCATGGTAAAGATTTTGCTGCAGTAAACATCTAGCTTAAAAAACAGACTGATATATGAATTTATTGCTCGTATTTGTCTTACTGTTCTTCCCCTGACTGAAAATTCCTCTAAAATCAAttcataataatttatttatcttttctcACTGCAATTCATATAGGCAGTTGCATGCTCTGCTCTTGGTCTTAATATGTATTTAAGTTTGTAAGGAAATGGTAGTAAATGGACAGTGTAAGGACATGCATGCCAAACATAAACAACATTTGAAGCAACTTAAATGAGTAAATGGACAGTGtaagtgtcatggttctgtttctgtctctgtttttccttgttgggccgccagatggcagcacttctgttttgtgtcctgctcgttcccctgttaattgtattattgctttcaattattttattattgtttctgattgtgtctcgTTGTCcccaccctgtcctggtttgattgttaattgtgccctcctgtgtcttgttggtttttagtctatttaagttctttgtccgcTTGACTTGGGTGTTGGCTCCTTGtatttgttcctgacttgtacgtatcattttttgtttctgcctgtgttctgccctgtttctgttctctgtgtCTGCTACCCTTTGAGTGTTTTGAGTTCCTTTACGTGTTTCCTGGTTTTTTTgagttttcatttgttattgcccctcgtggccttttTGTTcccgtttgtttgttttttttgtaaagtccATTTCATTTACCTTTGGGTCTCtttactctgcgcttgggtccaacCTGTCAACCCTGACCGTAAGGACAAGCATGCCAAACAAACAACATTTGAAGCAACTTAAATGAGGTTGCAAATGCAGAACAAAGCATTGTAATCTGGCCCTGTACATAAATAAGACATGATTGCCATTTAAAAAGATtcttaatgtatttaatttttgaatgaaaaccaacaTTTTTCTTTGCAGGCAGCCTTTTGGGAAGGTAGGTGGCACTGTCACCTCGTAGTTCTTGAGCTTCAGAGTGCTTGGATTTAAACGTCTCCTCCCCATTTCCTTGTGGATTTTCAGCGGCACTAACTCCAGCTTcctatttcagttcattttaatgCTGTCTAATTTAGCAGTAGTCTCTAAAACTAGAATTTTCCCTTGTTGCATGTGTCCAATGCATTGGTCTCCTGTCGAGGGTTACCGAGCCAGGGGATCTATATCCTATCCGATTGATATCCCTGTCTTAGAGTATAGAGTTAAATAAAAGGGATAGATATACCTGATTAACCTCATTATTGCCATATTAAACAACATATCCACTGAGAAACAACTGCTAAATCAACTTGGAACTTTAACATCACCACCCAATGGTAAAAGAGCTTTCTTGTTTAGCAGATAAGAATACATAATCTGGGCAACAagcagttaaaataattttactgtgCCATATAATTATATTGTTCAACAAATGAAATACCCTGTTACAGATCAACAATTTTAACCACAGGATATGTGCATAAATATAGTTCCCATTTGGTGAGATGTTTAATAATTAACCAAAACCAATTAACCAAAAGCAATGcttgttattaaaataattgtagCAGATACACATTTCCAAAGCAAAATCcatccaaatgtttttttttttttttttttggttcagccTTTATTTATGACATTGTCAGATGCTGCTTTTTGCATAACAAAACTGAAAGCTGTCAATGTAAATTGAACACAATAAATGTGGTTGTCGGTGAAGCTGGCAAAGTAAAGATCTCCATTTGAACAAAAGTgacatgaagaaaaaataacaaatttacaTTATACAGTTTTGCATTCCCAATatttaacagaataaaaatggaatGCACACATTCCTGGTTTCAGCTTCAAGATTAAGCTTGGAAATTGACATACATGTTCAGTGTCCACTGTTTTGAGTAAAGTACTATCAATATATTATATTCAGTGACTTCTGAGAAGCAGTGTGAGTCAAACCCTGAGAAATGATTGGGTCCAACTAACTTCAGGGAGGAGAGTAACAAAACACTACATACTTATTGAACTGACTGAACACTCTTGCAAAGGTGCGgagtattttaataaatatatacattttactgtacagGTTCAATATGATATGGTTGACATGGCTATTCATATTTACCAGTGAGTTACACATAGTGCTTTGTTGACTATCTAGAATTAAAGGGTGCAAAATAGTATAATGatttaatgaaactgaaatagcTTTTCATTAAATTTCCCTCTGAAATGTGTAATCTGACCTTATTTTAGTGGTGCTTAAATAAATAGAGTTACTAGAGTAGAGTTAACTAAAAGAAACTGAAGAGAAGCTAAGGTTACATTAGACCTGTGATGATGTTTGCACCTTCATTCTAAGGTGAAGAGATATATTCAAAAAAGGCTTAGGGAATATTTCTGCTCATCTACTGTATGCTTAATGAAGGTGGATAAAAGAATGGTATTACAGTTGAAGGCTAAAGAAGACAAGCATCCCATCAGTCAGTATTATGTAATGTCTATATTACAgtaattatttaacattttaacttaTATTAAAACACTTTAATGTGGATAGCTTTACATGGGTGGGCCATAATgtgcatgaaaaaataatatttacaatcTCAATAAACAATATGCACAATAAAATAAGACCAGTGCACTGAAATAGAACGATGATCATGTGCTTATACACAGCATAAGTGTGGAAAGATCATATAAAGGCAGGGTCTGATAGGGATAATGAACTATTATAATACACTAGTAGCACATCCCTTTTTtcagataaatatttatttcatgaagGTGAATCCAAAACAGCAGGATTTTTTACCTGTCATGCACATATAAAACAAAAGGTTAACGTTGCACACCTTTTCACCATCCGTCCCACAGCACCCTCCCATTACCGGTACTGAATAACAAGATGTAGCGGTGGTTGTTCCCCCGGTAACCCCCTCGCCCTTCCTCTTCTCAGAAGAAGGCGGGGTTGGTGTGCTCGATGACGCAGCGCTTGCAGTGGCGCTTGATGAAGCGCAGCGCCTCCAGTGGCACGTCGCAGTCCTGCACGTTGAGCAGCTGCAGGTCGAAGCAGTTGGCGGCCAGCACCTGCAGGCCGCGGCCCGTGACGCTCTCGCACGACTTGAGGCTCAGGCGCTTCAGGCTGAAGCAGTTGAGTGCCAGCAGCTCCAGCCCGGCGTCCGACACCAGCGGGCACTTGCCCACGTCCAGCGACTTGAGCTTGGGGCAGTTCCGGGCCAGGTGCCCCAGGCCGTGGTCTGTCAGGCCCTCGCAGCCGCGGGCGTTGAGGTAGCGTAGCCGGCCGCAGTACTTGGCCACGTAGCGCACGCCCACGTCGGTGATGCGCCCGCAGTGCGCCACGCTCAGGTAGCGCAGGCGCCCCTCCAGCTTGGCGATCTCGCGTAGGCCGAAGTCGCTGACGAAGCGGCAGTCGCTGACGCTCAGCTCCCGCAGGCCCGGGCAGTAGAGGACCAGGTAGCGCAGCGCCTCGTCGGTCAGCCGGACGCAGCGGCGCAGGTACAGGTGCGTCAGCTGAGTGCAGTGCGCGGCGATGGTGTGCAGGCCCTCGTCCTCCAGGGCGAAGCAGTCCGTCATGTCCAGGTAGCGGATAGAGACCTGCTGGCCATGCATGGGCGACAGCTTGAGCGATACCTCTCGCGTCAGGCTGATGCAGTTCACTTTGGAGCAGCCTGGTGTAGAAGGAATAAGAACAGTAAGTGGGTCAAAATTCAGGGtaagtgggtcaaaagtttggCTATATTGATATAATATtggtagattttatttttaaatatttaatatgagtTTAAATATACCAAATGCaatatgcaaaacaaatataaacaaaataaactactGCTTGCACACATTAACTGCCTTGAAGTTTCTACTGGGTTCTAGTAAATACAttgccatgtaaaaaaaaatcatccaatACTTTCTCCTGAACTGTTCAATAACCACTATAGCAGAAGCTGGTATATATACACCCCTAGTCTGTGATGATCAATAATTCTATCTGCTGCAAAAACAGAAGACAGTTATGTACCACAGTGAATTTGGCAACAAGAGTTTACAGACACCAGAAAAcatgattttgttttcacacagcAGGTTTCCTCTGGGCTTTCTCATTTTCTGGAAAACACTCCAGATGTTACCTGTTGTTTCTCACAGCGACTTTCTGGCCTAATACAAGTTCCCACTGCTGCAGTAAAGAAATGATGTAATTGCATCTGGCTAGCTACTACCCTTTCCTTAGGTCTTCACACTTTTCatcaaagtgtttcatatcacCGTAATATCACCTGACTGACAGATGCACTGTTAGAACAGAATCATTTTAACGAATACAAGCTTTGTTCTTTGGTCAGAAGTTTCCAAACACCATCCAAAATCCAAGTTTTACCTTGCTCATTATTTAATGAGATTAAATGCACGCACACTGTCACTTAATCAAAAAAGCCTGGTGTTTTCCTACAGTTACTGAGATGAAGacattaatcaaataaaaaagccaCAGTTTAAAGTTATAAATGAAAATTCCAGGAAACAGAATGACTTCGAGTGGCTGTCTGATTCATTGAATTTCATTCTTTAGGTCTGACATAAGTTTTATCAATGTTTAATACATCAAACGCTCAAGGGAACGTGCCCATGCCTCCAGATGTTTGTACAAAAACTTCTCCTTTATACTCAGTTCAATatccatttgtttcatttttttattaatagcCTGAAATACTACTGCAAGCAATTATagctatttataaaacaaaggGTAATAACTTTTCCCTTTCATGTCCATGGCTCTTTCACATGTGACCACTGCTGATCTATCAATGTCACTCTTTCTGTGTCATTTCCTTAATGAAAACAACAGACTGGTTTCTCACACCGCAtgatgtgtgggggggggctcataCAACCCAAGGTACTGTAggcctttcttttcttctgtgaAGTAGAAGACTTGCAGATATTTCCAGCTGCAATTTAAGCATGGGAGGAAACCACCATGAAGGACTAACAGTAGTATGAAATACCCATGGAAATACAAAGCagccaaaatgaaatgcaatatagGGTGGTAAACTCTTTTCTGTCCAAACTGTTTGCTAACACTTTAACTATGTGCTATAAAGCCTACATAATGCTGTTATAAGCAGGACTTAACACCTGTCATAATCAGTTGTAATAGTGGCTTACTGCTTATGACAAGTGAAACAATCACTGCCATAATGCATGAATGTTACGACACATATTGACATAACAACATTTACGTCACATGGTAAACCATGACAAATGATAAGCATCTTGTCCATGACAAAATGTGTAAGACACTAATGTTATTACATGCTACTACTGGCAATGCAAATGGCACATTTTTGTAGTATATTAGGTAGAACGACACTCATTTAACATGTAATAACACACCTTCCTGAATACTGTAGTACAGCAGTATTTACAACCATATCAGACACATGgctttttttggatttccttttaGGATTGTGTTATGGGTATAGCTGTGCAAATGTAGGTTACCTGTCTAGTGGTACTTTCTTTTGTTGCAATGCAACTTGTACTTTCTTATCAGCACACTTATTGATGGGGCTTCTGTGTCTTCTCGCAGATTTTTGAATTACTGATACTAACATTGATGTTCTCCATTTCAGCATGtcagtctggataagagtgtctgctaagtgatcataatgtaatgtcatgaaAAACAAGACTGCAATTGCTTTTCAGATATCTACATTTATTCAAGCCAGTGGACAAGAGAACAGTTGACAAGTGGTACAAATTAGGacaatacaacaaaatgtaaaataaacttgaaacttgcacataaataaatcacataCAATCCATCTGTGTCATGATGTCTTCCACtaagaaatgggaaaaaaagttcTGATTAGAAATTTAGATCTATAAAGCAATTTAATGCAGCAACACGTATACAAAAACTGCCAAAAATACTCACCAAAATACCATGGGAGATCTGCTTCGTGAGCTAAGGACAGCTTTGAACAGTCACTGCTTTCTGTGGTAGTCTATTGTTCAGTCCACTGGTTGGCTCCTGCAGCCACCTATCCGGAGGCTGCACTTGCAAATTCATATCAATAACACCACACTGCTTGACGTAGAAATACAGTGTTGAAGAGTATTTTACAGCCAAATGCAATATTTCAATTTGTCATTTAACttgttatgtatgtatgtatgtactttcaaaaagaaatgacatcacGTAATGGCCAATTTTATCCAATTTTAATGAGAATATTAGTATAGGATAGCATAAGTAAGAGTATTATGATTAGGGGTGTGGCATTTTACTGTTTTCTCCGAACAATTAGAAGCTGATTTATACttttgtgtgttcagttttttttttttgtacctaaAGCACTTTTTTCAGCAGCAGACCCGCTTAAAGGCTAAAGGTTTAGCTCAGATTCTTTATTATTTACCTGACAGGTCCAAGTGTTCCAGGTTGGGGCAGCGGGACACCACCTCAAACACGGCCTCGTTTGAGATGTTGTAGCAGCCGGCCACCTCCAGGCGGCGCAGCTCCGGGCAGCACTGCGCCACCGCGTACAGCCCGCGGTCGCTGAGCCGACGGCAGCCGCTGACCACCACGGTCTCCAGCATCAGGCACACGTTGGGCGTGTCCTGGCACAGCCGGCGGGTCAACACCCGCAGGGAGCGGTCCGCGTTCAACAGGTCGCCCGTCAGCCGGATCGTCCTCCACAGCCGGGGGTCCCAGGCCAGGTTGTACCAGCGGCGGCACACCCTTGCACAACGGCACAGCTGATTGGTGGGCAAGTGGGAAAAGATCTGCAGGAAGGCGTGGTCTGGGAGGAGGTCAATGGCTGCTTGCTGGACCTTAGGTGGGTGGGATTGTTTCTTGGCATGGGTCATGCTGCTGGGTGGGGCGTGTACTATCGCCACGGTCTCTCCAGTaatagaggaggaggtggaggagccACTGCCATTGGTCACCGCCGGTGacaggggggaggagctgggtgGCATTATAAGAGCAGGGCTGGGCGTGCTCAGTGTCCGCATACTCAGGTCTGAGTctaaacagaaagagagagagagagagagagagatgaggggagggagaggaagtaAATCAGATATGTCCACAGGGCAAGGCGAGATACCTTGAACAGTTTTAAGTCTTACGTAAAGGTCTAGAGTACACATGGAGAAAACGGATACATATTGGATTAAATTTCATGTACTGCATAAACAACAGTGAATTTGAGCCACTACGCATCACATACAATCCTTAATTTAAATGCTGAAAAGAAAGCAGATGTTCCAGATCAGACATTTCCACTGTGAGGTGCAAACATAGAATCTGGTCATTGTCACTCATCCCAGCAACAGCCTGTGCAGCTTCATAGAAAGAAGAAACTATCCAATAAAAGCTCAGTAACTTTGGACTATAGCCCAGTTGTGGAATTTGGAGGTTATTCTAACCAGGCATGGAGTCTCTCATCAACTTCACCCTGACCTACAGTCAGTCATAGACCCCTAGAGTACTGTCAACATTGAACAGCCTCTTCcgatataaaaaattaaagtcTGATTTCATTGATTTATGTGCAGTAGAAGCCACTGCTTGTCACCTCCCATTGTGTGATCATCAATGGAATATCTGATAATTACCCAGGTACATTGCTATCTGGTgcacaaacagaaaagcaaaaaacgcatgcaaataaaatgcccGTTTTCAAGGTTTTGCCCTTCATTGCTATGTGGACGTTTTGactttttattatgatttttatcAGCTGGCTACTATTCACTTTTGAGGTCCACGATTGGACCAATCTGACAGCTctatttacatttgaaatgaaaagtttTTGCTTCTTTAGGGAATTGTGGAGGGGAAAACACCTGGTCAGTAAGTCTGGTGATGACACTCACCATATAAGTGTATTTATTGTGAATTTATCATCATAAATCTCCCATGGCTTAAGTTGTGTTTGTCCTGACTCCACAGAGTTCTGAAAGGCTCCAGGCCATGTCAAGATTATTTGACTCACATATAACAAATGTGAGAGATGGACAGTGGCACAGTGGCATTTAAACCAAGGGACTGATTATGTCCCCATGGATAACAATGTAAGCCTGCAGTCGAGAAAGCTCCTCTCATGGCACACACGTGCAGTCAGGTGGACGCAGCGCAGCACACGGCTTGTAACTTCCGAGGGACTTGTCTTTGATTGCCACCAGACCGTGGTTCCAGTTCGGTGAAGCCATGTGCATTCAAGTAAAAACCAAAAGtcccaataaaaaaagaaacacccaGAGTAGATATGTACAGTATTAGCTCAGGGATGGGGCTGGAGAGAATTTGAAAAGTACAGAGAAAAAAAGCCTGAAGTGAGAACGAATCATCTGGGTTTCTCCTCAGGCATTATaactagggccaccagtttgtctccccctGTTTCCTTGAATTTTACACCAGTCGTCCACTGACATGAGGACTGATCGCACCACTCCAATCATCTACATTGATAAAGTATTTAAGATTACCACTAATAAAGGACAgacgatgattgacagcaatttttacaagcaaaaacTGTGTGATTATTTGGAACCGTAAGATACAGGTGTATCAGCAAAGAAAACCTTCATATCACATGTGAAGTATTTTCcttgaagaacaaataaaatatgtaaaacacaAAGAATTTTCTTAAATTTTCTAAACTCTTCAAAGTGACAAAGGAGACATGTTTCCATTCAATATCATTACAGGATTTGAACATCTGCAACAAACTTAAAGTTAGTAAATACAGTATGCCAAAATATAACACTGTGGCAAGACTACAACTGGGGCTTGTGAGAATTAAGTTcccattatgatgatgtcactgctggaGTCAATAAGAGTGTTAGAATCTCCCATACTGAGGACTCAGGTCTCAgagaacaaagacaaaatactCCAGAATATATAAGCACACAAGCAGGGGCTTTTGTCAAAGCCAAATAACTGAGTAGTGAAACAGCTTATAAATGGTTCCTTATGCATAGTTTTTTTCcagataaaatatgtaaaacacaaaacattttatataattatgtaAACTCTTCAAAGTGACAAATGAGATAAGTTTCCATTCAATATCATTACAGGATCTGAACATCAACAACAGATTGAAAGTCAGTAAATGAGCCAAAATATATTAGTGCCATTCTTAGGAGAATGCTGTTGGAAACTGACCTTCACACGTGTGCTGTGGGATGCATTtcaaaaattgattaaaatatCAAGAGCAAAGCCAAAGACAGACGTCATGTTTTACAATGCACAAACAGGACAAATTTTACACAGGCAATTCCAAACAGATCACACAGACGCCAAATTGCTCTGCTCGTAAATTAATCGTTCAGGGATTGGCAAATATTCAGCAGAGCCAGAAGCACCGCTGTGAACGTCAATGAAGATGGACCTGGTTAAAGTGCTCCTGGTCTCAGGGGGAAGAGGGGCACGGTGCAACATCTGGGGTGTAAACAAAACAGCCATCCCTTTTATCTCTCTTTGATAAGACATCCAGTCTGCACGTAAACACCACCTGCACATCCAGGTGCATAATAGACCTGATGAGGTCCTTCTGTTTTCCATGGCAACGCTGATCTCACCAATGATCTGAGCTCACCTGGAAACACTCCCTGCTGTGAACATAATGCACACGTCCAGGTTAATAAACTGAATATGCActttcattcaattcaattcaattggaTTTGTATagagctttttacagagaactgtcacgaAGACACTTTACAAAGTAGCAAGGCAAGACAcagaaaaaagagcaaacagatcaaacaccagacctgaacctCCAAATAGCAAACACAGGTAAAAAACTGCCAGTGGGGATAAACCcctcaaataaaagaaaactgttttattaaaaGAGTATAAATAATAACACTAAAGCAATATCCTCATTAGAgcattgttaaattaaattcaagtgtgcgtaatttcatttcaaattaaacattttcactcGTACATATGAGGCAGTTCAATTTGAAACGTGCATTTAATGGTACACTCATCGCATTAGTATCTGTAATCTAAGCAGTATCTGTTATATAAGTTTTATTTCTAAAAAGCCTTTCCTTCTTCTCATTTAATGTCTTGGTTTTCAAGAACTAGAGGCTTTctaaaaccatttaaataaattgcttctgaatatttttcttaaCCCTATAAGTGTTTGAAATAGTGTTTACTTCTTGAAAcacaatacagtaaatgcaatCATTTTCTTCTTC
Encoded proteins:
- the LOC118224858 gene encoding F-box/LRR-repeat protein 7-like isoform X1, which gives rise to MGANNGKRYGSEGKGSSSISSDVSSSTDHTPTKAPKNAATSEDSDLSMRTLSTPSPALIMPPSSSPLSPAVTNGSGSSTSSSITGETVAIVHAPPSSMTHAKKQSHPPKVQQAAIDLLPDHAFLQIFSHLPTNQLCRCARVCRRWYNLAWDPRLWRTIRLTGDLLNADRSLRVLTRRLCQDTPNVCLMLETVVVSGCRRLSDRGLYAVAQCCPELRRLEVAGCYNISNEAVFEVVSRCPNLEHLDLSGCSKVNCISLTREVSLKLSPMHGQQVSIRYLDMTDCFALEDEGLHTIAAHCTQLTHLYLRRCVRLTDEALRYLVLYCPGLRELSVSDCRFVSDFGLREIAKLEGRLRYLSVAHCGRITDVGVRYVAKYCGRLRYLNARGCEGLTDHGLGHLARNCPKLKSLDVGKCPLVSDAGLELLALNCFSLKRLSLKSCESVTGRGLQVLAANCFDLQLLNVQDCDVPLEALRFIKRHCKRCVIEHTNPAFF
- the LOC118224858 gene encoding F-box/LRR-repeat protein 7-like isoform X2 translates to MRTLSTPSPALIMPPSSSPLSPAVTNGSGSSTSSSITGETVAIVHAPPSSMTHAKKQSHPPKVQQAAIDLLPDHAFLQIFSHLPTNQLCRCARVCRRWYNLAWDPRLWRTIRLTGDLLNADRSLRVLTRRLCQDTPNVCLMLETVVVSGCRRLSDRGLYAVAQCCPELRRLEVAGCYNISNEAVFEVVSRCPNLEHLDLSGCSKVNCISLTREVSLKLSPMHGQQVSIRYLDMTDCFALEDEGLHTIAAHCTQLTHLYLRRCVRLTDEALRYLVLYCPGLRELSVSDCRFVSDFGLREIAKLEGRLRYLSVAHCGRITDVGVRYVAKYCGRLRYLNARGCEGLTDHGLGHLARNCPKLKSLDVGKCPLVSDAGLELLALNCFSLKRLSLKSCESVTGRGLQVLAANCFDLQLLNVQDCDVPLEALRFIKRHCKRCVIEHTNPAFF